One genomic segment of Mangifera indica cultivar Alphonso chromosome 6, CATAS_Mindica_2.1, whole genome shotgun sequence includes these proteins:
- the LOC123218278 gene encoding uncharacterized protein LOC123218278 isoform X1: protein MAVNSLAKLSTSASASTSTLWPHLCLPTFPKPHSSTPNKFAKCTRIFAMANTTATKIAPAVIVGGGRVGRALQEMGSGQDLIVKRGEPVPLDFEGPIFVCTRNDDLEAVLEVTPKSRWNDLVFFQNGMLEPWLESKGLGEADQVLAYFAVSKLGEPPIDGKTDTNPEGLTAAYGKWATAVAARLHAGGLSCKVLDKEAFQKQMLEKLIWISAFMLVGARHPGATVGVVEKEYRSEVCSLIVELASAAAAEKGLTFEEAMDERLCAYSRAVAHFPTAVKEFKWRNGWFYSLTEKALAEGKPDPCPLHTAWLKELQVV from the exons ATGGCCGTCAACTCACTAGCCAAACTCTCTACTTCTGCTTCCGCTTCCACTTCCACTCTTTGGCCACACCTCTGCCTGCCCACTTTTCCTAAACCTCACAGTTCCACTCCCAATAAATTTGCTAAGTGCACTCGCATTTTTGCCATGGCCAATACCACTGCCACCAAGATCGCTCCCGCCGTCATCGTAGGCGGCGGGCGTGTCGGAAGGGCTTTACAAGAAATGGGTAGTGGTCAAGATTTGATAGTGAAGCGTGGGGAACCTGTGCCGCTTGATTTTGAGGGTCCTATCTTTGTATGCACGAGGAATGATGATCTTGAAGCTGTTCTTGAGGTCACACCTAAGTCTAGATGGAACG ATTTGGTTTTTTTCCAGAATGGGATGCTGGAACCGTGGCTTGAAAGTAAAGGCCTGGGTGAAGCAGACCAAGTATTGGCTTATTTTGCTGTATCAAAGCTTGGAGAACCTCCTATAGATGGGAAGACTGATACCAATCCTGAAGGGCTAACCGCAGCATATGGGAAATGGGCTACTGCAGTTGCTGCAAGATTACATGCTGGAGGCCTTTCTTGCAAG GTTCTTGACAAGGAAGCATTCCAGAAGCAGATGTTAGAGAAGTTGATATGGATTTCTGCATTCATGCTTGTTGGAGCTCGCCATCCTGGTGCAACTGTGGGCGTTGTGGAAAAGGAGTATCGGTCTGAG GTTTGTAGTCTCATTGTGGAACTAGCATCTGCAGCTGCTGCCGAGAAAGGACTAACATTTGAAGAAGCTATGGACGAAAGATTATGCGCGTATTCACGAGCTGTTGCACATTTCCCAACTGCAGTTAAAGAG TTCAAATGGAGAAATGGCTGGTTCTATTCTCTCACTGAGAAGGCACTTGCTGAAGGTAAACCTGATCCGTGCCCCCTGCATACAGCTTGGCTTAAAGAATTACAAGTTGTTTAG
- the LOC123218278 gene encoding uncharacterized protein LOC123218278 isoform X2: protein MMILKLFLRSHLSLDGTNGMLEPWLESKGLGEADQVLAYFAVSKLGEPPIDGKTDTNPEGLTAAYGKWATAVAARLHAGGLSCKVLDKEAFQKQMLEKLIWISAFMLVGARHPGATVGVVEKEYRSEVCSLIVELASAAAAEKGLTFEEAMDERLCAYSRAVAHFPTAVKEFKWRNGWFYSLTEKALAEGKPDPCPLHTAWLKELQVV from the exons ATGATGATCTTGAAGCTGTTCTTGAGGTCACACCTAAGTCTAGATGGAACG AATGGGATGCTGGAACCGTGGCTTGAAAGTAAAGGCCTGGGTGAAGCAGACCAAGTATTGGCTTATTTTGCTGTATCAAAGCTTGGAGAACCTCCTATAGATGGGAAGACTGATACCAATCCTGAAGGGCTAACCGCAGCATATGGGAAATGGGCTACTGCAGTTGCTGCAAGATTACATGCTGGAGGCCTTTCTTGCAAG GTTCTTGACAAGGAAGCATTCCAGAAGCAGATGTTAGAGAAGTTGATATGGATTTCTGCATTCATGCTTGTTGGAGCTCGCCATCCTGGTGCAACTGTGGGCGTTGTGGAAAAGGAGTATCGGTCTGAG GTTTGTAGTCTCATTGTGGAACTAGCATCTGCAGCTGCTGCCGAGAAAGGACTAACATTTGAAGAAGCTATGGACGAAAGATTATGCGCGTATTCACGAGCTGTTGCACATTTCCCAACTGCAGTTAAAGAG TTCAAATGGAGAAATGGCTGGTTCTATTCTCTCACTGAGAAGGCACTTGCTGAAGGTAAACCTGATCCGTGCCCCCTGCATACAGCTTGGCTTAAAGAATTACAAGTTGTTTAG